The window ctgtggggatgtttttcagcagcaggggcTGGGAACGTGGAAGGATGGTCCAAAATAGAGGGATAttcctcagcagaacctgtgtcAGTCTGCCTCTGATTTTGAGCCTAGGACGAAGGTTcccctttcagcaggacaatgacagGAAACCtcctgctaaagcaacacttgaGTAGTTTAAGGGGaatcatttaaatatgttggaatagcctagtcaaagttcagacctcagTCCTAGTGAGAATCTGCAATTTGACCTGAAGATTGCTATTCAGAAGCGAAACCGATCCAACAGGATGGAGCCGGAGTAATTTTGCtttgaggaatgggcaaaaatcgCAGTGGCAAGAGCTCATAGAGATGCATCCAAAGCAACTTGCAGCTGACTGAAAAATTTGCCGGGAAATGTGGCTCGATAAAGTACTTACTTTGAGGGGGGTGAACAGTTATGCACACTGAAGTTTTCTGTCATGTTgtcctttttgttgtttgctccacaataaaaaaaaaaagcattgtgaGTGTTGCAGAAATGTTCTGTAAACGAAATGGTGTAAACTCTCAAAGAATTTTTATTCTatgttgtgaggcaacaaaaaattaaaaacgcCAGTGGGGGTCAATACATTTACAGACCATTGTATATCCCAAATAATTTATTGTATCACAGAGCACTCTACATTTAATAGCAGCccttataaatgtataaaattaatttattttagtagtATAATTTTAAAGTCCAATGTTTTCTCTAATACAGATATGTGAAATGTTTTGTCATGTGTGCTAAAATCATTATGTTGAAATTATAGCCCACAAAAAAattgtgataaaaaaattatcacaTTTAACATTATTGTCTTGCCTGTTCAACGGCAAACAAAACATGCATTATTTCAGTAAAAGGAGTaaagtctgttttgtttttttgcataaaaGGAATCTGACACATAAAAAAGATTTCCCACCTTTTGCCTTGaaaattcttaaattttctAAACTTTCATGGTCAAGCTGTTTCTATTTTCATGAtctaaaaagcttttttgttcACTCtaagcaaaaaacaacaaaacatggtCCCTTTCTTTCTCGCAAAAAGGCTCACTGTACTTTGCCAAGGTAAATAAACTGGTGCACCCAAGCctgcttttgaataaaaaccACTGAAGGTGTGGGTGGTCCTTATTCtgaaatttaaattaaagcaaaaatcaTGCAGGGTGAATAATTTCAATTGTACCTaagattttacatttaaagactAGAATTTGTCAGTGAAAATTTCaccctaaatgtttttttgtttttttttagtgtccATCTGGATTGACAGCCATTGTACCGTTCTTAAACTGCCTTTGTGGACCCAATAAAATCCTTCAGTATATAGTAAATAACTCGCTGGACGCACTTTAATCACCCCTGGTCTAATTACTTTTCTTCATCTTGCCTGTAGGTTTTCTAAAGGATTTAAATCTAATGACTGATTTGATCATAGAAGAAAATTGACCCAATGATGACCCATTATGGTTTTCTGGCATAATCTAACAACAttttaataagcaaaaaaaaaaaaagctcctggtATTTCAAGTTCATCATGTTTTGGACTCTAATGAGAGTAAGGTATTCAGATGAGAAACAATCCCACGGCATCCTCCCCCATACTTTGGCAGGAGTACGTTGTGTTTTCTACAAATCTACTGTTTGCTTCACACTTGACCCAACAAGGGTTTGATgttgagccaaaaagcaaatatCTTGGCAAAACAACTTATTTGCATACTGATAGTCTGATGGTTGTTACTGACACTTGGTGACCCAAAGAGGCTGCTTTTTGCTGTAGCTGCCTCCTTAACCATTCTTCCGAGGGTATGTCGGGGATAGAAAACCATATTAATCATTGCTCTGACAATGATGGACGTGTTTGGGTGAGGAGCCTTGTTAAAAATAATTCCTGACTCGTGCTTTATTCGAATGACATCTGTGATGGCTAAAAGAAATGGGCctctttattatgttttattttcactccAAGGAAACATGTAGTTGTTAATTAAACCTTTCATGACATTCTGATTAccttaaacatacatttaaatgaaattagaaaaatgctCCAGTTAATTTCTAAtttctaataataatttatatattatttctatatttttttctattgttgtAACTTTTCCCCATTCAGTAAATATGTATTCAACACAAACTGAAATGACAAGATTTTGCTACTACAGCATAACCTGAATAGTCTCAAAAATGCGGAGGCTACTTGAGATCCctaaatacatattttgaaCAGCTAATTATGTAATAGTGCTTGATCCCTCAAACCTTTTTGTCCTGTTTGAGAGGTTTTCACTCTCTGAGGACTCACACGTCACCTCAGAGGAATCTTACACCTCACTGCCATTCACACCACTAAATAAGTTTCAAAAAGCTATCAATTCCGCAGCTGTTAAAAGAAATGATCACACATTAACGAGCACCAAAGCAAACATCTAACACCCCATGTATGCCTGACAGGctacttggaaaaaaaacaaggcaagtCAAAAACTCTCCACCGTTAACAAAAGCCACACTGCCAAGATCGCTAAACCACGCAGTTAGGTGGTTACATTATCCGAGTCAGCAGCTTTTGCAGACACCGACACGTAATGCGCAAAGAAAAAATTACAAGCCAACACTTGTAACTTCTGATCCGCGACTGTAACCCAGAAAAGTTCAGCACAAAActctggagctgctgcagttcTAACACCCCTGATTAAAAACTGCACCACACCACACCAAACGTGCATGCGTCCACTCAGAAACCTCTGTCACAGGTTCTGAGTCGTCATTTACCACTCACCGGTGGTCCTGGTTCTCCCTTTAGCCCAGGTGGTCCAGCGAGCAGCGAGAACTGGGTCGGCTCCAGGTCAAATGTCTGAACGCCGTCTGTCGCAGCGGGAGTCACTGCGGGGAGTGCGGTTGGTTTGAAATCACCGGTCACTTCTGGCTCAGGTTTCTTCGCAGCTTCTGTGGTCAACTCCTTTTTATGGGGAACGTAGGTGTTAGAAGGAGACCCTTGTGTGGGAACAACCGTGTCCCTGAGGCTTGGCTTCGTTGCTGATGGTCCGATGGAAACGGGTACAAGTAAAGCTCCCCCAGACTCACTATCCCTCTGCATTGTGTTTCGGCTGACGTGTTTTGGATCTGGCGGATTCATGATCTGAAGAGATGTAGTAACAGTTGGAGCTGAAAATCTGGGAGGGTTTTCCAATCCTGCAGTAACTAGTGGAGAAACAGGCGCTGCAGCATATTCTGCAGCTAAAGACGTCTTGTTCAGCATTAGCAACTGGTCAGCTGGGTGAATTATTGTAGTCCTCGGAACTGACGATGGCTCCTCTGCCTTTTTGGATCTCTCTGTCAGGGACAGCAAAGTTCTATCAGTGAAAGTAACAACTGGGCCTGAAATTTGAGGTAGCATGGATGGAAACACAGGCCGAAACGTGTCGGCTTCTCTGCAGTGTTTCTTAATGTAATCGCAATAGTTATGAGCTGCCTCGGCCGAGGGATAAATGTCAAATTGACAGATTGCACCCTCAAATGCCACTGAGTTGTGGTTCATTTTGCCCAGCAGGAAGGAGCCCTCTGGATCCAGGGTCCCGCCTTTTTTGGAGGACAAATGAGCATGCAAGCTTTTCGTACCGCAGGCTGTGTGCAAAAACACACGACGGCCTCGAATATCCACGGCAAAATCATGCCACCGGCCGTCGTAGACGTTGTAGTCAAAACTCGCAGAGCTCTTGTGTCCCACGTGCACCAAGACGTTCCCCGGTGTGAACTGCACCCCGAGCTGCACCTTCTTTCTCTTAGACAGAACTGAGAAAAGGAAGGCGCTGTTGAAGCGGTGAACAGAGAGGCTGAGGATCAGGAGGAGGCTGGTGGCGTTGTAGTGGGCAGGGATGATGGTACGGAGAGGCACCTGGAGGCGCGTCCTCGGAGTGAGGATGACGCCCGACTTGAAGGGGATGACGCCAGTGGGTATGGAGCGAGCGCCTGCTGGAGACGTCCTTCGCCCGAAAAGCCCAAGCT of the Fundulus heteroclitus isolate FHET01 chromosome 12, MU-UCD_Fhet_4.1, whole genome shotgun sequence genome contains:
- the LOC118564727 gene encoding collagen alpha-1(XXVII) chain B-like; translation: MEPDNAPNSKLKAGGVGGRSLILWTILCCICSIRLTEAQDVDILQQLGLFGRRTSPAGARSIPTGVIPFKSGVILTPRTRLQVPLRTIIPAHYNATSLLLILSLSVHRFNSAFLFSVLSKRKKVQLGVQFTPGNVLVHVGHKSSASFDYNVYDGRWHDFAVDIRGRRVFLHTACGTKSLHAHLSSKKGGTLDPEGSFLLGKMNHNSVAFEGAICQFDIYPSAEAAHNYCDYIKKHCREADTFRPVFPSMLPQISGPVVTFTDRTLLSLTERSKKAEEPSSVPRTTIIHPADQLLMLNKTSLAAEYAAAPVSPLVTAGLENPPRFSAPTVTTSLQIMNPPDPKHVSRNTMQRDSESGGALLVPVSIGPSATKPSLRDTVVPTQGSPSNTYVPHKKELTTEAAKKPEPEVTGDFKPTALPAVTPAATDGVQTFDLEPTQFSLLAGPPGLKGEPGPPGPQGFPGLSGKPGKRGPRGPPGPHGNPGRPGPPGVKGQKGDPGLSHGQAPKGQKGDLGTFGPPGPPGQNGRKTGDEVQLAQFAAGSRVTLL